One stretch of Thalassophryne amazonica chromosome 17, fThaAma1.1, whole genome shotgun sequence DNA includes these proteins:
- the LOC117529511 gene encoding uncharacterized protein LOC117529511, with the protein MGQKMIREPLSEEVACRIEAGPDEPVLILLQHCRDMKRQETRLRIITFLLLLSCTALYLFTICAQSQPSKSSGSTGKQDAVQQFFAYSTQRKQTTDGSSPRIELSFKGTNSTSGRYIEFYSALGEDSNCNQEKSAIVIKQKGFYFVYAITFLQHDEDEHEEAKNFYIQVQQFSLGYTYPVYNVSTWESIATTSLTFRNVYLARMFNLSEGDYLKLWIGEGFGMIRELSFGAFLL; encoded by the exons ATGGGACAGAAAATGATTAGAGAGCCGCTTTCTGAGGAAGTTGCCTGCCGGATAGAAGCAGGTCCAGACGAGCCCGTGCTAATCCTCCTGCAGCATTGCCGGGACATGAAGCGGCAGGAGACACGCCTCAGGATCATCACATTCCTGCTTCTGCTCAGCTGCACAGCACTTTACCTTTTTACTATCTGTGCCCAGTCACAGCCAAGTAAAAGCTCAGGATCCACTGGAAAACAG GATGCGGTGCAACAATTTTTTGCATATTCCACGCAACGCAAACAGACTACAG ATGGTTCAAGTCCGAGGATCGAACTTA GCTTTAAAGGCACAAACTCAACCAGTGGGCGTTACATTGAATTCTACAGTGCTTTGGGTGAGGACTCCAACTGCAATCAAGAAAAGTCTGCCATTGTAATTAAACAGAAGGGCTTCTACTTTGTTTATGCAATTACATTTTTACAACACGATGAGGATGAACATGAAGAAGCTAAGAATTTCTACATACAAGTCCAACAGTTCAGTCTTGGCTACACATACCCAGTATACAATGTCTCCACTTGGGAATCTATTGCAACAACATCACTGACATTCAGGAATGTGTACCTGGCAAGAATGTTCAATTTGTCAGAGGGAGATTACCTGAAGTTGTGGATTGGTGAAGGTTTTGGGATGATCAGGGAGTTGTCATTTGGTGCTTTTCTCCTGTAG